From the Bubalus kerabau isolate K-KA32 ecotype Philippines breed swamp buffalo chromosome 2, PCC_UOA_SB_1v2, whole genome shotgun sequence genome, one window contains:
- the USF3 gene encoding basic helix-loop-helix domain-containing protein USF3 isoform X1 yields the protein MPEMTENETPTKKQHRKKNRETHNAVERHRKKKINAGINRIGELIPCSPALKQSKNMILDQAFKYITELKRQNDELLLNGGNNEQAEEIKKLRKQLEEIQKENGRYIELLKANDICLYDDPTIHWKGNLKNSKVSVVIPSDQVQKNIIVYSNGSQPGGNSQGTAVQGITFNVGHNLQKQTANVVPVQRTCNLVTPVSISGVYPSENKPWHQTTVSALAANQPVPLCLPAALSAQNILELSTSESESSVLGPTSSSLIAVPVGPEPPQHRSSHTCLNDQNSSENKKGQESSQVLKKTVPCATSISSSCSATATQGQPGSESCRSTPDHRSDLQTTLVVSVTTAVCSQPPRPAGDSCVASSSKGADSASVTMVVAPSVPGGGMTTMPVSTLSANPMDSGWTLSCSLPSSAVSASDLKNMNSLTRISSAGNTQTTWTTLQLAGNTIQPLSQTPSSAVTPVLNESGTSPTTANHSRCVVPGISLNNSFPAEGQPVEQVVVTLPSCPPLPMQPLITQPQVKSQPPKSILPLNSTMQVIQMAQPVGSAVNAAPANQNVIILQPPSTAPCPTVVRAEVPNQTVGQQIVIIQAANQNPLPLLSAPPPGSVRVPVSGASAVIGSNSSVQNVSTPQTFGGKHLVHILPRPTSLAASNSTQTFSVTVSSQQQPQTISLNGQLFALQPVMSSSGTTNQTPMQIIQPTTSEDPNTNVALNTFGALASLNQSISQMAGQSCVQLSVSQPVHPQTAANSQITPANCVSLTTVAPPMTTDNSATLPSTYNLVTTPSVNTVACVPNTKAKRLNKKPGVKKHLATNKSACSLNVVRDVGKSDGPSTEGSAEPSCNDGLLESLPGVLPSAIVSQTNSVSVSGSHSLNVLNSESVMPESVPKSKSAEESSPPSQESVTSEQFTMAPAKSKDFLPISQRETSQDTPPSSLALPDAAKSCTSANVLISSADDAPVLVSQVPHLSSTTSTTSTDCVSEVEVIADPCRVQQESSDTVPTPGLLKGQGLTALLSGLAKEKDPQKSSLSVQVDHPDFSSENSKIVDSNVELHPKQELLLMSSDDRDPGQPHPCIPDQEVINGSLLTSRQADSPMSTSSGSSRSFSVASMLPETAREDVTSNATTNTCDGCTFVEQTDIVALAARAIFDQENLEKGRAGTQVPADIREVPSKPSEASSLEGDQPFKTQISKENGPGQAEATPNEFNSQDSIEATVDRPLEKPSCSIGMKTSNASLQVSTSQPPSITSLSVNNLIHQSTLSHPLVSCTDLSQTSEQTAVPTTVNLTVSSGSYGSQPPGPSLMTEYSQEQLNTMAGTVPNTPIQEPLLKPSHESRKDSTKRAVQDDLLLSSAKRQKHCQPAALRLEGLSLMSRTPDSISDQTQMMVGQIPPNSSNSVVPLSNPAHGDGLTRLFPPSNNFVVPALRQTEVQCGSQASIAEQQPAQAGQHLQALQQHVPAQGVPHLHSNHLYLKQQQQAGQLRERHHLYQLQRHVPHAESSVHSQPHSIHQQRTLQQEVQMQKKRNLVQGTQASQLSLQPKHHGTDQSRPKSGQPHPHHQQMQQQMQQHFGSSQAEKSCENPSTSRNHQNHLSQDILHQQEVGSRQQAPGVSSEHVSGHNPMQRLLTSRGIEQQMASQSSIVTRPSDMTCAPHRPERNRVSSYSAEALIGKTSSNSEQRMGISIQGSRVSDQLEMRSYLDVPRNKSLAIHNMQGRVDHTASDIRLSDCQTFKPSGASQQPQNNFEVQSSRNNEIGNPVSSLRSMQPQAFRISQNPGPPPVDRQKRLPYPPVQSIPTGNAIPTRDNENTCHQSFMQSLLAPHLGDQVIGSQRSLSEHQRNTQCGPSSAIEYNCPPSHESVHIRRESESQSRESCDMSLGAINTRNSTLNIPFSSSSSSGDIQGRNTSPNVSVQKSNPMRITDSHGTKGHMNPPVTTNMHGVVRPALPHPSASHGNADQGPPVRQTSSSVPQRSRHPLQDSSGSKIRPPERTRSGNPRHSNVFDPSLPHLPLSTGGSMILGRQQPAAEKRGSIVRFMPDSPQVPNDNSVPDQHTLSQNFGFPFIPEGGMNPPINANASFIPQVTQPSATRTPALIPVDPQNTLPSFYPPYSPAHPTLSNDISIPYFPNQMFSNPSTEKVNSGSLNNRFGSILSPPRPVGFAQPSFPLLPDMPPMHMTNSHLSNFNMTSLFPEIATALPDGSAMSPLLTIANSSASDSSKQSSNRPAHNISHILGHDCSSAV from the exons AGCAAGAATATGATCCTGGACCAAGCCTTTAAGTACATAACAGAATTGAAAAGGCAGAACGATGAACTCCTGCTTAACGGAGGAAACAATGAACAAG ctgaagaaattaaaaagctaCGTAAACAACTGgaagaaattcaaaaagaaaatggcCGATATATTGAATTACTAAAAGCAAATGACATATGTTTATATGACGACCCCACAATCCACTggaaaggaaatcttaaaaattcaaagGTCTCTGTTGTTATTCCCAGTGACCAGGTTCAAAAAAATATCATTGTTTATTCCAATGGAAGTCAGCCTGGTGGAAACAGCCAGGGAACAGCTGTTCAGGGGATAACCTTTAATGTTGGTCATAATTTACAAAAGCAGACTGCCAATGTGGTGCCAGTGCAGAGGACTTGCAATCTTGTGACTCCTGTGTCTATTTCTGGAGTTTACCCTTCTGAAAACAAGCCATGGCATCAGACCACGGTTTCTGCATTGGCTGCCAACCAGCCTGTTCCTCTTTGTCTTCCTGCCGCTCTTTCTGCTCAAAACATTCTCGAGCTCTCCACCTCCGAAAGTGAGTCGAGTGTGCTTGGTCCCACCAGCAGCTCACTGATCGCTGTTCCTGTTGGGCCTGAACCACCCCAGCATCGTTCATCACACACATGTCTAAATGATCAAAATTCTTCTGAAAATAAGAAGGGGCAAGAAAGCTCCCAAGTATTGAAGAAAACGGTCCCTTGTGCCACAAGCATCTCCTCCAGCTGCTCAGCAACTGCCACTCAAGGACAGCCTGGAAGTGAGTCCTGCCGGAGCACACCGGATCACAGAAGTGATCTTCAAACCACCCTGGTTGTTTCCGTCACCACCGCAGTCTGCTCCCAGCCTCCCAGACCTGCCGGTGATTCTTGTGTGGCAAGCAGTAGCAAGGGTGCAGACTCCGCAAGTGTTACCATGGTGGTGGCCCCgtctgtccctggaggagggatgacCACCATGCCTGTAAGCACCCTTTCTGcaaaccctatggacagtggtTGGACTCTTTCTTGTTCTTTGCCTTCTTCAGCTGTCAGTGCTTCAGATTTGAAAAACATGAATAGCCTTACCCGAATTTCCTCAGCTGGAAACACACAGACAACGTGGACTACTTTGCAACTGGCGGGAAACACTATTCAGCCCTTAAGCCAGACACCGTCTTCTGCTGTGACCCCGGTATTAAATGAGTCTGGCACTAGCCCCACCACAGCCAACCACAGTAGATGTGTGGTTCCAGGCATCAGCTTGAATAATTCCTTTCCAGCAGAGGGGCAGCCAGTTGAGCAAGTAGTTGTAACCTTGCCTTCCTGTCCACCTTTACCTATGCAGCCACTGATCACCCAGCCACAAGTTAAGTCTCAGCCTCCAAAAAGTATCCTCCCATTGAATTCCACCATGCAGGTGATTCAGATGGCTCAGCCAGTGGGGTCAGCTGTTAATGCAGCTCCCGCTAATCAGAACGTTATCATTCTTCAACCACCCAGCACCGCCCCGTGCCCAACAGTGGTGAGGGCAGAGGTTCCCAACCAAACGGTAGGTCAGCAGATAGTCATCATCCAGGCAGCTAACCAGAACCCTTTGCCACTTCTCTCTGCTCCGCCTCCCGGTTCGGTTCGAGTCCCTGTCAGTGGGGCCAGTGCTGTCATAGGGTCTAACAGTTCAGTGCAAAATGTTTCCACCCCGCAGACTTTTGGAGGAAAGCACCTTGTCCACATATTACCACGACCTACATCTTTAGCAGCGTCGAATTCCACACAAACTTTTTCTGTTACTGTATCCAGCCAACAGCAGCCTCAAACCATTTCTTTAAATGGACAGCTGTTTGCTTTGCAGCCTGTGATGTCTTCATCAGGAACTACAAATCAAACCCCTATGCAAATTATTCAGCCCACCACCAGCGAAGATCCAAATACCAATGTTGCCCTGAATACCTTTGGCGCTTTGGCCAGCCTCAATCAAAGCATATCGCAGATGGCCGGGCAAAGCTGTGTACAGTTGTCTGTTagccagccagtccatcctcaaaCTGCTGCAAATAGTCAAATCACCCCAGCTAACTGTGTTTCATTAACAACTGTAGCACCTCCCATGACAACAGATAATTCAGCCACACTACCCAGTACTTATAACCTAGTGACTACTCCCTCAGTGAACACTGTGGCTTGTGTGCCTAACACGAAGGCAAAAAGGTTGAATAAGAAGCCGGGTGTCAAGAAACACTTAGCCACTAACAAGTCAGCCTGCTCCCTGAATGTAGTCAGAGATGTGGGCAAGTCAGATGGCCCCAGCACTGAAGGTTCCGCAGAGCCATCATGTAATGATGGACTTCTGGAAAGCCTCCCTGGTGTGTTACCATCTGCCATTGTGTCCCAGACAAATAGTGTAAGTGTTTCTGGTTCACATTCTTTGAATGTTCTGAAttctgaatcagtgatgccagagTCTGTACCCAAATCTAAGTCAGCCGAAGAGTCTAGCCCACCCTCCCAAGAATCTGTAACAAGTGAACAATTTACAATGGCCCCAGCAAAATCCAAAGATTTTCTCCCCATTTCGCAACGAGAGACATCTCAGGATACGCCACCAAGTAGTTTGGCATTGCCAGATGCTGCCAAATCCTGCACGTCAGCCAACGTGTTGATTTCCTCTGCGGATGATGCCCCCGTTTTGGTCTCTCAGGTTCCTCACTTGTCATCTACCACGAGCACTACAAGTACTGACTGTGTTTCTGAGGTGGAAGTCATTGCTGACCCTTGCAGGGTTCAGCAAGAGTCATCAGATACAGTACCAACCCCAGGTCTCTTAAAGGGGCAGGGTTTAACTGCACTGCTCTCTGGTCTTGCTAAAGAGAAAGACCCTCAGAAATCATCTCTTTCAGTCCAGGTGGACCATCCTgacttttcttcagaaaattcTAAAATAGTTGATTCAAATGTTGAGTTGCATCCCAAACAGGAGCTATTACTGATGAGCAGTGATGATAGAGACCCAGGACAGCCTCATCCCTGCATCCCTGACCAGGAGGTTATTAATGGTTCTTTGCTCACCAGTAGGCAGGCTGACTCGCCCATGTCGACCAGCTCTGGCAGTAGTCGTAGTTTCTCAGTTGCATCTATGCTTCCTGAAACAGCTAGAGAGGACGTCACCAGCAATGCAACGACTAATACGTGTGACGGCTGCACCTTTGTGGAGCAAACTGATATAGTTGCTCTTGCAGCACGAGCTATTTTTGACCAGGAGAACCTTGAGAAGGGAAGAGCTGGTACTCAGGTACCAGCTGATATACGGGAAGTTCCTTCGAAGCCTTCTGAAGCATCCTCTTTAGAGGGAGACCAGCCTTTCAAAACACAGATATCTAAAGAGAATGGTCCAGGACAGGCAGAAGCAACACCAAATGAATTTAATTCTCAGGATTCAATTGAAGCCACTGTGGATAGGCCCCTTGAAAAACCAAGTTGTTCTATAGGAATGAAAACATCAAATGCCTCTTTACAGGTTTCGACTTCCCAGCCACCAAGCATCACCAGTTTAAGTGTGAATAATCTTATTCACCAGAGTACCCTCAGCCATCCTCTGGTCAGCTGCACTGATTTATCCCAAACTTCAGAGCAAACAGCTGTTCCTACAACAGTGAATCTGACAGTTTCATCTGGCTCCTATGGCAGTCAGCCTCCTGGACCATCCCTGATGACCGAATACTCCCAAGAACAGCTAAATACTATGGCTGGTACTGTACCAAACACACCAATTCAAGAGCCACTCTTAAAGCCAAGTCACGAAAGCCGTAAAGACTCTACTAAACGTGCTGTCCAGGATGACCTTTTACTGTCTTCAGCTAAACGTCAGAAGCATTGTCAGCCAGCTGCCCTCCGGCTTGAAGGTCTGTCCCTGATGAGCCGAACTCCAGACAGCATTTCCGATCAAACTCAAATGATGGTTGGTCAGATTCCTCCCAACTCTTCAAACTCAGTTGTGCCTCTTAGCAACCCAGCACACGGGGACGGCCTTACCCGATTATTTCCGCCTAGTAACAACTTTGTGGTCCCCGCGTTGAGGCAGACCGAGGTTCAGTGTGGTTCGCAGGCTTCCATTGCTGAGCAGCAGCCAGCCCAGGCCGGCCAGCATCTGCAGGCCCTGCAGCAACATGTTCCAGCTCAAGGCGTACCTCACCTGCATAGTAACCACCTCTActtaaagcagcagcagcaagcggGGCAGTTGAGAGAGCGGCATCACTTGTATCAGCTGCAGCGTCACGTACCTCACGCAGAGAGTTCTGTCCACTCTCAGCCCCACAGCATCCACCAACAGAGAACCCTGCAACAGGAAGTTCAGATGCAAAAAAAGAGGAATCTTGTTCAGGGCACTCAGGCCTCTCAGCTGTCTTTACAACCCAAGCATCATGGAACTGACCAGTCCCGACCTAAGAGCGGTCAGCCGCACCCACACCATCAGCAGATGCAGCAACAGATGCAGCAACATTTTGGAAGCTCCCAGGCAGAGAAGAGTTGTGAAAACCCTTCCACCAGCCGGAACCACCAGAACCACCTCAGTCAAGATATTCTGCACCAGCAGGAGGTGGGAAGCCGGCAGCAAGCTCCGGGGGTTTCTTCTGAACACGTATCTGGGCATAATCCAATGCAGAGGCTGTTGACATCAAGAGGCATAGAGCAGCAAATGGCATCCCAATCGAGTATTGTGACGAGACCTTCAGACATGACCTGTGCTCCACACAGGCCGGAGAGAAACAGAGTTTCAAGTTACTCTGCTGAGGCACTCATTGGAAAAACATCTTCTAATTCAGAGCAGAGAATGGGTATATCGATTCAGGGTTCCAGAGTTTCAGATCAGCTTGAAATGAGAAGCTACCTTGATGTTCCCAGAAACAAGAGTTTAGCCATTCATAATATGCAGGGTCGTGTGGACCATACTGCCTCAGATATCCGCCTTTCTGACTGTCAGACATTTAAACCAAGTGGAGCCAGTCAGCAGCCCCAGAATAATTTTGAAGTACAGTCTTCAAGAAATAATGAAATAGGTAACCCTGTATCATCCTTGAGGAGTATGCAGCCCCAAGCTTTTCGTATTAGTCAAAACCCTGGTCCACCACCAGTCGACCGCCAAAAGCGATTACCTTACCCACCAGTTCAGAGCATCCCAACAGGAAATGCCATCCCAACAAGGGACAATGAAAATACATGTCACCAAAGTTTCATGCAGAGTTTACTTGCCCCTCACCTGGGCGATCAGGTCATTGGAAGTCAGAGATCCCTCTCAGAACATCAGAGGAATACACAGTGTGGTCCCTCCTCTGCAATTGAATATAACTGTCCCCCAAGCCATGAAAGTGTCCATATTAGAAGGGAGAGTGAGAGTCAGAGTAGGGAGAGCTGTGACATGTCCCTGGGCGCAATTAACACCCGGAACAGCACCTTGAATATTCCGTTTTCAAGTTCTTCGTCTTCAGGAGATATTCAAGGTCGAAACACGAGTCCCAATGTTTCTGTACAGAAATCCAATCCCATGAGGATTACTGACAGTCATGGGACCAAGGGCCACATGAACCCTCCAGTCACAACCAACATGCATGGGGTTGTAAGGCCAGCTTTGCCGCATCCGTCTGCATCTCACGGAAATGCTGACCAAGGGCCTCCTGTACGTCAAACCAGTTCTTCAGTTCCCCAGCGATCAAGGCATCCATTGCAAGACAGCAGCGGTTCCAAAATTCGTCCACCTGAAAGGACTCGCTCCGGAAACCCAAGACATAGCAATGTCTTTGATCCAAGTCTTCCTCACCTTCCTCTGTCTACTGGCGGCAGTATGATTCTTGGACGCCAACAACCTGCTGCAGAAAAGAGAGGAAGTATTGTTCGTTTCATGCCAGATAGCCCACAAGTACCTAATGATAATTCAGTGCCTGACCAGCACACGCTATCACAAAattttggttttccttttatCCCTGAGGGTGGCATGAACCCGCCAATAAACGCTAATGCTTCTTTCATTCCACAGGTTACTCAGCCTAGTGCCACTCGAACCCCAGCCCTCATCCCTGTGGATCCCCAAAATACTCTCCCCTCCTTCTATCCGCCATACTCTCCTGCTCATCCCACACTGTCCAATGATATTTCAATCCCCTATTTTCCTAATCAAATGTTCTCAAATCCCAGCACAGAGAAGGTAAACAGTGGAAGTTTGAATAACCGATTTGGATCAATTCTGTCTCCTCCCCGACCTGTTGGCTTTGCTCAACCGAGTTTTCCTCTTCTCCCCGACATGCCCCCAATGCACATGACCAACTCTCACTTATCCAATTTTAATATGACATCTTTGTTTCCAGAAATAGCTACCGctcttcctgatggctcagcgatGTCCCCTTTGCTTACCATAGCAAACTCCTCTGCCTCAGACTCTTCCAAGCAGTCCTCCAACAGACCTGCCCACAACATAAGCCATATCTTAGGTCATGATTGCAGTTCAGCTGTTTAA